The following nucleotide sequence is from Treponema pectinovorum.
GACTTTGCACAAAAATATCAAGATGAATTTTTTTTAGGGCTTCCAATAATTTTTTTTGGAGTAAACGATATTGAGCGTGCAATCAATGCTGGCAAAAATCCGCTTATAACAGGTTTTGCAGAAGAAATCTCTTTTTCTGGAACTCAAGAAATAATGATTGAACAAAACCCGCACATAAGCGAAGTTGTTTTTATCATCGATAATTCACTAACTGGACGAGGCGATACTTTTCAACTTTTTTCAGCCTTAGATCAATATCCAAATCTAAATCATAAAATCATTTCGATAGATAATTTTCGAGTTGAGGAATTTTTAGAAATCCTTTCAAAAATTCCTCAAGATTCTGCGATAATTTGCCTCTCGTCGTTGCAAGCGTATGCACGCGAAAACGGAATTCCTGTTCATAAATTTTCAGAATTGATGGCAAAAAGCGTCCGTTCCATACCAATCTACAGAACGAATCCCACAGGAATGGGAGCTGGGTTTGTTGGTGGAAGAATTTACAATTACTACAATGCAGCTTTTATGGCTTGCTACCTTTTAAAAGGAATTTTAGCAGGCGATATTTCTATGCCTCAACAAGTAAAAATAGACAATACTTCTTCTTACATATTTGATTATGCTGTTTTAAAAAAGAAAAAGCTTGCTATGAATACACTTCCAAAAGATACAGTTTTTATAAATAAACCAAAATCTTTTTTAGAACTTTACGGCAAAGAACTTCTGCCTTTTTCAATAATATTCATATCGCTGATAATTTCTCTTTTATTTTCTATTGCAAGTTATGCGCGCTCAAAAAAAATCAACGGAATTATGATGTTGATGAATAAGCGTATGCGTCAGACGAACATAGAATTGATTTATTCAAAAAGCAAGCTTAGTTATGCTGCAAATAACGACCCTCTTACAGAACTTCCAAATCGCACTCATGGTGAAGAAGAAATAAAAAAGATTTTAAAGTCTGGAATTCCTTTTTCTCTTTTTTTGATGGATATAGATGAATTAAAAAATTTTAACGATTCTTATACGCATGATTGTGGAGATTTTATTTTAAAAGAATTTGGCAAACGGCTTGCAAAACTCGCTCTGAACAATGAATACTTTGTAACTCGTTATGGTGGCGATGAATTTATAATTGTTCACAAATATGGGCACATCGAAAAAACAGGCAAAGAAATTGAAAAATTGCATAAAATTTTAAAAGAACCGCTTATCTATAACGGAATCGTATTGGATATAACTGTGACGATGGGTTTTACGGATTCCTCTTCAGAATTACCTTACGATGTTCTGATTGCAAATGCAGATATAGCGATGTATGAAGCAAAAAAAGCGGGCAAGGGAACAACAATCGCCTTTGTTCCAGAGATGAGGGAATACACTTTAAAGCGCAACAGAATTGTAGAGATTTTAAAAGATGAATGTGCTAGAGGAGGATTTGACATTCGCTATCAACCACAAGTTATCGCAAAAACTGGTGAAATCTACGGATTTGAGGCACTCGTTCGCCTTCAAGATTATGCTGTAGGACCAGATGATTTTATTCCTGTTGCAGAAGATAGCGGTTTTATAATTCAGATTGGCAGAATAGTGACGGAGAAAGTTCTTGCACAAATGCATGAATGGCGTAAAAAGGGAATGAATCTTAAAAAAATCGCCATCAATTATTCAAATGGGCAGCTTGTGGATTATGAATACGTGCCGTTTTTGAAAAAATTGCTCGAAAAATACGAAATTCCACCAGAGATGATCGAAATCGAAATTACAGAAAGTTTGTTTATCGGTAAAAGAGAACGCTCGAATCAACTCTTTCTTGATTTGGCGGAAATTGGTGTAAGTCTTGCACTGGACGATTTTGGAACAGGTTATTCCTCGTTGAGCTATCTCACTTTTGTTCCTGCAAAAAAAGTTAAAATCGATAAATCGATGGTGGATAATTATTTAATTGACGGCAAAGAACAGTTTATAAAAAACATAGTTCAACTTGTACACGGACTTGGAATGAAGTTGACTGTGGAAGGGGTTGAAAATAAATGGCAGTTTGAAAAATTAAACAGGATGAACTGCGACTATATTCAAGGATACTTTTTCAGCAAACCGATGAAAGCCGAGTCTGTTCCAGAATTTACGGTCGCTATATAAATCCATTTTCGCTACAATGGTTTTATGAGCATTTTAGAAGATTACTACAATAGATTTGATGAAGAGCACAGACTTTCTACCCGACATGGAATTGTAGAATTTACAGTTACACTAAAATACATACACGAATGCATTGGAGAGCGAAAGTCGCTTTCTATTTTAGATTTGGGAGCAGGAACTGGCAGATATTCCGTTTCTTTGGCGCAGGAAGGGCATACAGTTACAGCCGTTGAACTTGTAGAAAAAAATCGAAAACGAATCGAAGCGAAACATCAAAGTGGAGTTCACATTTGGCCAGGCAATGCGCTGGATTTAAGTTTTTTGGATGAAGAATCTTTTGACATCGCTTTGGTTTTTGGACCTATGTATCATCTTCATTCTAAAGAAGAACGCCTTAAAGTTTTTGAACAGGTAAAACGGGTTACAAAAAAAGATGGCTTTATACTTGTTGCCTATGTGATGAATGAGTACAGTATAATCGAATATTGTTTTAAAAAGGCACAAATCGCTTCGCTGTTAAAAGAAAAACGCGTAACAAAAGATTTTCATACAGTAAGTTCAGAAAAAGACCTTTACAGTTATCTGCGTTTGGAAGATATAAACGAATTGAACGAGGTGGCAAATTTAAAGCGGGTAAAAATAATTGCTGCGGATGGTCCAAGCGATTATATGCGTCGCGAATTAAATGCGATGGATGAAGAAACTTTTAAAATTTTTATTGACTATCAGCTGGCAACCGCAGAACGAGCAGAGCTTTTGGGTGCTTCGAGCCATACTGTTGACATTTTAAAGCGATAATTTTTCCCTTGCATAAGCGATGACATTCTTATAAACTAAAATGACATTTTTCTAATTTTTGTCAAAGTCAATTTTATGGTTTGCTTTGCAAACTTTTTATAGGAGAAAATCTATGGCTAAAAAATACGCATTTTTATTTCCAGGACAGGGTGCTCAGGCTCCAGGAATGATAAAAGACATCTGTGAAAATCATCCAGAAGCGCTTAAAGTTGTTGAAGAAGTTTCTAAAATTACAGGAAAGGATATGAAAAAACTTCTTTGGGACACTCCTCAGGAAGAATTGAGCCGCTCAGACAACAGCCAGCTTGCTATTACAACTGCAAGTCTTGCAATAATGGCAGCATTAAAGACAAAAGGGATTGAACCTTCCGCTGCAATGGGATTTTCGCTTGGTGAATTTCCTGCTTTGTACGCTGCAGGAATTTTATCTTTTGAAGATGTTATAAATGTTGTTAGCAAGCGTGGTGCTATAATGCAGGGCGTTTGCGAAAAAATTGCTGCAGAAAACGAAGGCAATGCACCTGGAATGAGTGCAATTTTGGGACTTCCACCAGAAAAGGTTGAAGAACTTGCTTCTGGAATAGAAGGCGCTTATGCTGCAAACTTGAATTCTGTTAAACAGACTGTAATTGCAGGAACTGCCGAAGGTCTTGCTAAGGCAGAAGAAAAGGCAAAAGAACTCGGTGCAAAAAGGACAATCAGGCTCGCAGTTGCAGGTCCATTCCACAGCCCTTTGATGCAGCGTGCAGCTGACGATTTTAAAGTAGCACTAGAGCCTTATTCATTTGGAAATCCAAAAATCGCTTTGTTTTCTAATGTTACTGGTAAAAAAGTTACAGAAGGAGCGAGTGCAAAACTCAGCGCTGTTGACCACTTAACTCATCCTGTTCGCTGGACTGACGAAGAAAAAGTTCTTGCTGACCTTATAAAAGAAGATGGCGGCGAATGGGTTATTTTGGAAGTTGGCCCTGGAAAAGTTCTTTCTGGTCTTTGGGGACAGACTGAATTTGGCGAAGCAAATGTGGCAATTCCTGTTAATACAGAAGAAGCTCTTGCCTCTTTGTAATTTTATGATCCTAAATATAAACGGAGAATTGTATGTTGTTACAAAATAAAAAAGCACTTGTAACTGGCTCTTCACGCGGAATTGGCCGCTCTATTGTTGAAGAATTTATAAAAAATGGCTGTGAAGTTTGGGGCTTGTGCTCAAAAGAAAGCGCTGGAAAATCTGAACTTGAAACTCTTGCAAAAGAAAATGGCGTTGTTTTTCATGAGATTTATGCTGATGTTGGCGACTATGAAAAAGTTACAGCTGTTGTAAAAGAAGCGCTCGCATCTTCTGGTGGATTTGATGTGCTTGTAAACAACGCAGGTATAACTCGCGACGGACTTTCTTTTAGAATGAAAAAAGAAGATTGGGACGATGTTTTACGGGTAAATTTGACCGCTGCTTTTTTAATCTGCCAGATTGTTTCTAACGATATGATAAGAAAACGTGCAGGTTCAATAATCAATATGACAAGCATTGTAGGAATTCACGGTAACGGCGGACAAGTAAATTATGCGGCTTCTAAAGGTGGCTTAATCGCTTTTTCAAAATCTTTGGCAAGCGAAGTTGGCAGCCGCGGTGTTAGAGTAAACTGCATTGCTCCAGGTTTCATAGAAACCGATATGACAAATGTTTTAAAAGAAGAATTAAAAAATGCTATGGTTGAAAGAATCCCTTTAAAAAGGCCAGGCGTTCCAAAAGATGTTGCTAATGCTGCTTTGTATCTTGCCAGCGATTTGAGTTCTTATGTTACGGCTCAAGTTATTGGCGTTGATGGCGGTATGGGAGCTTAAAACTTACAAGGGCGTGCGCAAGCACGCCTTTTTTGTGTAAATCTTTGTTTAAGAATTTGGCTCTGGCACTTTGCTGTATTCTTAGCCCAGATTGTAGCGGCTTGCCTAAGGCAAGTTGCATAGTGAGCACTCCTGTGCGAACGAAGCAATGCAGCGGTAGCGGAACCGCGGAAAGCTGGTGATGTGGGCGATGTGCTCCTTATAGTTTTTTCGCTGACAAATCTTTTTTTTAACGATAGAATGGGTGTATTGCCGACTTGTTATTTGCTTTTTGATTATAAATGCTGATTGCAGATTTTGAGCCTGACAGGTTTTGCAATTTTAAGGAGTGTTTGATGAAAAAATCTTTTTTTGCGGCTTTTGCCCTTGTTTTTGCTTTTTTTGGTTGCGCTTCGACTTCTAGTAATGTGGAAAGAATTTCTTCTTCTACGCAGACGGATCTGAGCGGTTATTGGAACGACACCGACGTGCGCATTGTTGCCGAAAACCTTATAAATCAGTGCGTGAACGCCAGAGCGATTGCGGCTTTTTCTTATGGCAAAAATCGTGAGCCTGTTGTAATTCTTGGAACTTTTAAAAATCAAAGCGATGAGCATATCGACACTTCTATTCTTTCTAAAAAATTTGAAATTGCACTTATAAACAGCGGCAAGGTTGATTTTGTCGCTTCTTCTTCTGAACGAGGCGAAGTTAGAAACGAACGCAATGAGCAGCAGACTTTTGCTTCTGAGGCGACTGCAAAAAGCCTTGCAAACGAAACTGGTGCAGACTTTATGTTGATTGGTTCTGTAAAGACAATCGTAGATTCTTCTACCAAACAGAGAACTAGAACTTATTATGTAACTGCGGAACTTATAGATATAGAAACAAACAGAAAACTTTGGGCTGGAGAAGACAGTTCTATCAAAAAATTGATAACTAATAACAGTTATAGATATTAGTTTTGAGCGGTTGCCTGCGATGAAGAAAATTTTTCTTTCATTCTGTTTTGTTTTTTTTAATTTTGCGCTTTTTGCTAGCGGAAAAGGCGATGATTTTTCGTTTGAAAAAATTGAAAAAAAATATCCGTCATCGTCTTATATTTGGGCGCTTGGTCAGGGTGCGTCGCTAGAAAATGCTGCCAGTTCTGCAAAACTTTCTGTATGTCAGACTTTGGGCGAGAGCCTCCGTGGTGAGCAAAAAACAACTTCGTTTTCTGATTCCAAAGGAAAGGAAGAAAGTTCTTTAAGCACTTCTGTTGACGAAGCGGTTCTTTTTGAACACATAACCGGTATCGTAATAAAAGAAACTTGGCGAACAGATAAAGGCAATGGCGACTGGATTGCTCTTGCCGTTTTGGATAAAAAAGAAGCCGCCGATTATTATTCAAAACTTGCGATGCAAAAAAACAGTGAAATTTCTTCTTTGGTTTTGCGTGCGGAAGAAATATATCCTTCGTTTGATTCCTTATCGCTTTTAAGCGATGCTCTTTTGAAAGCTCAGGATAATCAATACAATTTAGACCTTTTGCTTGTGTTAAATCGCACTAAGCATGCTATGACGAGAATGTCTTATGGTTCTGTACAAAAACTTAATCTCTTATATCGCGAAAAAGCAGCTGGAATAAGTGTTAGTGTAAATGTCGAAGACGATAGCGAAGGTCTTATTTATTCTGCGTTGGTTGAAAAATTAAAGGAAAAAGGCGTTTCTGTTGTAAATTCAAATGCACAATATGAAATAAACGCTGTTGTAAAATTGGAAGAGCAGGATTCTTTGGATTCAAAAAATTTTTACGCTCGCTATTCTTTTTTTGCACCGTTGACAATGGAAAATTCCACCGTTGTTAAACCTTTCAGCATAACAGGAAGAGAGGGACACATTTCTTTGGAGCAAGCATACAGAAGATGTTATATAAAAATTGCCTCGCGCATTAAAGACGAGTTTTTGCGTTAAGGCTTTGTTTTAAAGAGAGTTTGACTTAAAAAAACGGCATTTTTTGCCGATAATTCAGATATGCGCATTTATTCTTTACTAATCGGCTCATTGATGTTTTTTTCTTCGTGTGTGGCTTCTGCTCACTCGCCAAATCCTATATATGTATTGCCAGAAACGGCTGTTCCCGATTCTCCTTCGGTTTCTACGGGAGGAGTTGTTGCTGGTGCTTCAAGCGGACTCTACAGGCTTACTTCTACAAAAACCGCTATTCCACTTTGGACAGAATCTAAAGTTTTAAAAATAATAAAAACTTCTTCTACAGACGGAAGATGGTATTTTTTAACTGGCAATGGAATTTTAACTTCTACTGACCTTAAATCATTTGAATACAGAAATTCTGGACTTCCGTTTTTAAAAATGAAAAGTTTTGAAGGCGATTCCGTTTCTTTTTCCCAAAAACCTGCGCAATTAAAAGATTTAGAAATTCATCCAGAAAATCCTGATATTTTGGTTACTGCGACAAAAGATAATGTTTTTATAACGTATGATGGTGGCCTGAATTGGAAAAATCTCGGTTCCATGAGTGCTGGAACTTCTGGTATAAAAGCAGTTGCTGTCTGCAATATTGAAAATTCTCTGGTTGTCTTTATGGCGCATCCAATTTTTGGTTTTTCGTATATAATGCCACTTGCCGATAAGCCTGTTTGGAAAGATTGCAACGGCGGTTTTGAAAATATGAAGGGTCAGACTTACCCAGATGAAATTTCTGATATTTGCCCTGTTGTTTTTAAAAGAGAAGACGGTTCTTCCACGACAGAAATTTATGTGAGCCAGACTTTTCTTCCACGCCTTTACCGTTTTGACTGGGCTTTAAAAAGAGGCGTTCTTTTGTACAGCGGCAAAGAACCTGCAGACACGATTGATGGACTTTTTTGGAACGGCAAAAATCTTTTGTACACTCGACCTGGCGAAATTGCGTCGTTGGATGTTCAATCGCAGAATTTGGGCACGGTTTCGCAAAGTTATTACGCTTGGAAGGATTCCTTTTCTGCCCTTTCAACTTCTGACACCCTTTATTGTGCTTGGATTCCAGAAGATAGGAATCTGACATCTGGCCTTTCTCTATCTGAGCTTTGGCTATTAAAACCTGAACTTTGCACAAATGCTTATTCCGAAAAAGTTTTGAACAAAAAAAGCATATATTGCCCAGCAAATCACGTAACAACTCAATCTGGAATAGATAGATACAAAAAAATCATATTGGAAAACAAACTCAATAGCCTCGTTATCGATATGAAAGATGATTATGGACTTTTACGATACGATGCAAAAGACCCGCTGGTTGTAGAAAAGGGGTATGTTTCAAAATATCACATAAATCTGAATCATTTTGTTTCTGAAATGAAAAAAGATGGAATATATCTGATTGCAAGAATTGTCGTATTTAAAGATAAAAATTTAAGTCAGTATGCTGGCGGCAAATACGCGGTTTGGGATAAAACTTTAAACCGAGCGTGGATTGGAACCAAAGGTATGGAAGATGTTACCGACGAAAACGGAGTCGTAACTTCGCAGAAGATGGCATACTACGACGAAAATTGGGTAGATCCGTATTCGCCTGAAGTTTGGGAATACAATGTTCGCGTTGCAAAAGAACTCATAGCAGGCGGTTTTGATGAAATTCAGTTTGATTATATTCGCTTTCCTACCGACGGCAAAAATATGGCAAATGCAGTTTTTAGATGGAAGGATACAGGCATGGATAAGGAAAGCGCACTTCTTTCGTTTCTTTCTTATGCACGCAAAAATATAGATGCTCCTATTGGAATAGACATTTACGGGGCGAATGGTTGGTATCGCTCTGGGGCAAGGACAGGACAAGATGTTGAACAGCTTTCTGAATATGTAGATGTGATTTGTCCAATGTTTTATCCGAGCCATTTTGAGCAGGATTTTTTGAACTATGCGCCGGTTTCCGAACGCCCATACAGAATTTACTATTACGGGTCGTATCGCAACACTGTTATAGGACGAAACAGAATTATCGTAAGACCGTGGGTTCAATCTTTTTATCTAAATGTTCGTTACGACAGGCAATGGTACGGAAAAGAATATGTTAAGCAGCAGGTTTACGGAGTGCGCGACAGCGTAGACAAGGGCTATATGTACTGGAACAATATTGGTCGCTACGATGATATTTCTCCAGATGTAGGAACAACCCAGTATACAGGAAGCGCTTACGAGGCATTAAAGGAATACAGAAAACCTGCATTGGGTAGTTCAAATCTTATGTATCCAAAAAAAGTTCAAAATGAGAATGCTTTGAGTGAAAATCTTTCTGATATGACGCTTTTAGATTCGGTGCGTAAAGATGAAAAAAAGGATTCATCGAATTCTATTTTTCCTTCAATTTCTGATATAAGAAAACTATGGCAGGCATACGAAAGTGACAAACACGAAATATAATCCAGATGAGCCTATTGTGGCTATTGCGACAGCTCTTGCACCAAGTGCGCTTGGTATTGTAAGGGTGAGTGGTAAAGATTGTGTAAAATTGATTTCCGCAATATTTTCGAGACCAAATCAATTATTAAAAGCAGAAGGCAATACTATTGTTTACGGTTGGATTTGCGATGGGAATGAAAAAATTGATGAAGTTTTGATAAGCGTGTTCCGTGCGCCCAAAAGTTTTACTGGCGAAGAAATGTGCGAAATAAACTGTCACGGCGGAGTTGCTGTTGTAAAAGCTGTATACGAAACCTTGCTAAAAAACGGATTTAGACCTGCTGAGAGTGGAGAGTTCACTTTTCGCGCATACATAAACGGAAAATCCGATCTAACAAAAGCAGAAGCGGTAAGGGAAATTATAGATTCAAAGACAAATGCTAGCAGAAGCCATGCGGCAGGAAGACTTACAGGTTCGCTTTTTAAAGAAATTGATTTTGTAAAAACACTTTTAACGGATACTCTTGCCGCAATAGAAGTTGATATTGAATATCCAGAAGATGAAGAAACGATTGCAGACAGTTTTGATAAAGCAGACTTAGAAAAAGCAAAATCCAATCTTTTTGAATTGGCATCTTCGTGGAAGAGCGAAAAACTTTACCAAGACGGCGCAAAAGTTGTTCTTGCAGGAAAGACAAACGCAGGAAAATCTTCGCTATTTAATGTTTTGTTAAAAGAAGACCGCTCAATCGTTAGCGATATTGAAGGCACAACTCGAGACTGGATTGAAAGCTGGGTAAGTTTTGATGGAATTCCTGCAAGGCTTTTTGATACTGCGGGTCTTAGAAAAACAGATGATTTAATAGAAGCAAAAGGTGTTGAACTTACAAAGGATTTGGTTAAGGATGCGGATCTTATTTTGTATCTGGTTGACTCTACAAAAGGCTTGCTTGATGAAGATTGGATTTTTATAAAAGAAAATTACGGAATTCCGTTGATTGTTGTTTTTAACAAGGCAGATTTAGCACAAGATGAAAAGCGTTGCAATATTGAAAGTATAAAAAATAAGTTAAAAGCAGAAAACAGTGGCGAAAAAACATATTTTGTTCGAGTTTCTGCAAAAAAAGGCAATGGAATTTTCGAACTTACAGAACTTGTAAAAAATGTCCTCTTAGGAGATTCAACGCAAAAAAGTGACTCGGCAGGACTTGGTTCAACACGACAACGCGATTGCGTTCTAAATGCTTACGAAAGCGTTACTCATGCTTTAAAAATTGCTGATGAAGGTTCTTATGCGTTGGATGCGGTTGTGCAGGATTTGGAAGATGCTTTAGAAAACCTTGGCGAAGTTACTGGAGAAGTTACGCCAGACGATGTTTTGGGTTCAATTTTTAGCCATTTCTGTGTTGGCAAGTAAATTGATTGCATCTGTTGTAAGTCGCACCTCCGTGTGCGACAAGGATAGTTGTTTAAGAAAAACCTCCTTGTTTTTCTTAAACGGACAGTTTTTGCAAAACTGTCAGCAATTGTTGTAAGTCGCACTTCCGTGTGCGACAAGGATAGGAGTACCGAAGTCCCGAGCGTAGCGAGGGATGAGCGGCGGCTAGTCCGCGAAGTGCGTATAGCCTGTTTTTTGCGATTTATCGCAAAAAGTCGCCCAAAGCGAAATCTAAAATAGAAATCTTTATTTTTAGGCTGTGCATATTTCGGATTTTTAGGCAAAAAAATAGATTTTGATTGAAAAATCGTTATAATAAGTCAGTTTGACGATTCTGCAAAGGCGATGTTAAAATTGCAGAATATTAAAAGGGGTCATAAATGCGTAATTACAGTGGCAGATTTTTAAAAGCCTTTTTAACCTTGATTTTTTTAGCATTTGGTGCGGATTTTGCTTTTACGCAGGAATCTTTGGAACAGGTTTATGCGGAAATTGACAAAGTTTTTTCTGAACACTCCTCAGAAAACCTTTCTAAAGTTTTAGGAAAGTACAATAAATCAAGCGATTATAATCTTTATGAATCCTATACGTTAAAGAAAACCCGCCAGTTGATAATCGAAAACGATTTAGCATTTGCAAGGCAAGTTTCGCTCGTTGTTAT
It contains:
- a CDS encoding bifunctional diguanylate cyclase/phosphodiesterase → MERGKSSVFNIGLIIFAGFGILAGILMLLFQFIFRAPKVEKNPFFTQSPIGRVLYINSYDPSYIVTKIQLHGVDEILTKENILYEVMYMDILDSYSTERYELFCQSVKHKLSISAKFDAILVSDDAALDFAQKYQDEFFLGLPIIFFGVNDIERAINAGKNPLITGFAEEISFSGTQEIMIEQNPHISEVVFIIDNSLTGRGDTFQLFSALDQYPNLNHKIISIDNFRVEEFLEILSKIPQDSAIICLSSLQAYARENGIPVHKFSELMAKSVRSIPIYRTNPTGMGAGFVGGRIYNYYNAAFMACYLLKGILAGDISMPQQVKIDNTSSYIFDYAVLKKKKLAMNTLPKDTVFINKPKSFLELYGKELLPFSIIFISLIISLLFSIASYARSKKINGIMMLMNKRMRQTNIELIYSKSKLSYAANNDPLTELPNRTHGEEEIKKILKSGIPFSLFLMDIDELKNFNDSYTHDCGDFILKEFGKRLAKLALNNEYFVTRYGGDEFIIVHKYGHIEKTGKEIEKLHKILKEPLIYNGIVLDITVTMGFTDSSSELPYDVLIANADIAMYEAKKAGKGTTIAFVPEMREYTLKRNRIVEILKDECARGGFDIRYQPQVIAKTGEIYGFEALVRLQDYAVGPDDFIPVAEDSGFIIQIGRIVTEKVLAQMHEWRKKGMNLKKIAINYSNGQLVDYEYVPFLKKLLEKYEIPPEMIEIEITESLFIGKRERSNQLFLDLAEIGVSLALDDFGTGYSSLSYLTFVPAKKVKIDKSMVDNYLIDGKEQFIKNIVQLVHGLGMKLTVEGVENKWQFEKLNRMNCDYIQGYFFSKPMKAESVPEFTVAI
- a CDS encoding class I SAM-dependent methyltransferase, coding for MSILEDYYNRFDEEHRLSTRHGIVEFTVTLKYIHECIGERKSLSILDLGAGTGRYSVSLAQEGHTVTAVELVEKNRKRIEAKHQSGVHIWPGNALDLSFLDEESFDIALVFGPMYHLHSKEERLKVFEQVKRVTKKDGFILVAYVMNEYSIIEYCFKKAQIASLLKEKRVTKDFHTVSSEKDLYSYLRLEDINELNEVANLKRVKIIAADGPSDYMRRELNAMDEETFKIFIDYQLATAERAELLGASSHTVDILKR
- a CDS encoding ACP S-malonyltransferase, translating into MAKKYAFLFPGQGAQAPGMIKDICENHPEALKVVEEVSKITGKDMKKLLWDTPQEELSRSDNSQLAITTASLAIMAALKTKGIEPSAAMGFSLGEFPALYAAGILSFEDVINVVSKRGAIMQGVCEKIAAENEGNAPGMSAILGLPPEKVEELASGIEGAYAANLNSVKQTVIAGTAEGLAKAEEKAKELGAKRTIRLAVAGPFHSPLMQRAADDFKVALEPYSFGNPKIALFSNVTGKKVTEGASAKLSAVDHLTHPVRWTDEEKVLADLIKEDGGEWVILEVGPGKVLSGLWGQTEFGEANVAIPVNTEEALASL
- the fabG gene encoding 3-oxoacyl-[acyl-carrier-protein] reductase, with the protein product MLLQNKKALVTGSSRGIGRSIVEEFIKNGCEVWGLCSKESAGKSELETLAKENGVVFHEIYADVGDYEKVTAVVKEALASSGGFDVLVNNAGITRDGLSFRMKKEDWDDVLRVNLTAAFLICQIVSNDMIRKRAGSIINMTSIVGIHGNGGQVNYAASKGGLIAFSKSLASEVGSRGVRVNCIAPGFIETDMTNVLKEELKNAMVERIPLKRPGVPKDVANAALYLASDLSSYVTAQVIGVDGGMGA
- a CDS encoding penicillin-binding protein activator LpoB — its product is MKKSFFAAFALVFAFFGCASTSSNVERISSSTQTDLSGYWNDTDVRIVAENLINQCVNARAIAAFSYGKNREPVVILGTFKNQSDEHIDTSILSKKFEIALINSGKVDFVASSSERGEVRNERNEQQTFASEATAKSLANETGADFMLIGSVKTIVDSSTKQRTRTYYVTAELIDIETNRKLWAGEDSSIKKLITNNSYRY
- a CDS encoding putative glycoside hydrolase gives rise to the protein MRIYSLLIGSLMFFSSCVASAHSPNPIYVLPETAVPDSPSVSTGGVVAGASSGLYRLTSTKTAIPLWTESKVLKIIKTSSTDGRWYFLTGNGILTSTDLKSFEYRNSGLPFLKMKSFEGDSVSFSQKPAQLKDLEIHPENPDILVTATKDNVFITYDGGLNWKNLGSMSAGTSGIKAVAVCNIENSLVVFMAHPIFGFSYIMPLADKPVWKDCNGGFENMKGQTYPDEISDICPVVFKREDGSSTTEIYVSQTFLPRLYRFDWALKRGVLLYSGKEPADTIDGLFWNGKNLLYTRPGEIASLDVQSQNLGTVSQSYYAWKDSFSALSTSDTLYCAWIPEDRNLTSGLSLSELWLLKPELCTNAYSEKVLNKKSIYCPANHVTTQSGIDRYKKIILENKLNSLVIDMKDDYGLLRYDAKDPLVVEKGYVSKYHINLNHFVSEMKKDGIYLIARIVVFKDKNLSQYAGGKYAVWDKTLNRAWIGTKGMEDVTDENGVVTSQKMAYYDENWVDPYSPEVWEYNVRVAKELIAGGFDEIQFDYIRFPTDGKNMANAVFRWKDTGMDKESALLSFLSYARKNIDAPIGIDIYGANGWYRSGARTGQDVEQLSEYVDVICPMFYPSHFEQDFLNYAPVSERPYRIYYYGSYRNTVIGRNRIIVRPWVQSFYLNVRYDRQWYGKEYVKQQVYGVRDSVDKGYMYWNNIGRYDDISPDVGTTQYTGSAYEALKEYRKPALGSSNLMYPKKVQNENALSENLSDMTLLDSVRKDEKKDSSNSIFPSISDIRKLWQAYESDKHEI
- the mnmE gene encoding tRNA uridine-5-carboxymethylaminomethyl(34) synthesis GTPase MnmE; the encoded protein is MTNTKYNPDEPIVAIATALAPSALGIVRVSGKDCVKLISAIFSRPNQLLKAEGNTIVYGWICDGNEKIDEVLISVFRAPKSFTGEEMCEINCHGGVAVVKAVYETLLKNGFRPAESGEFTFRAYINGKSDLTKAEAVREIIDSKTNASRSHAAGRLTGSLFKEIDFVKTLLTDTLAAIEVDIEYPEDEETIADSFDKADLEKAKSNLFELASSWKSEKLYQDGAKVVLAGKTNAGKSSLFNVLLKEDRSIVSDIEGTTRDWIESWVSFDGIPARLFDTAGLRKTDDLIEAKGVELTKDLVKDADLILYLVDSTKGLLDEDWIFIKENYGIPLIVVFNKADLAQDEKRCNIESIKNKLKAENSGEKTYFVRVSAKKGNGIFELTELVKNVLLGDSTQKSDSAGLGSTRQRDCVLNAYESVTHALKIADEGSYALDAVVQDLEDALENLGEVTGEVTPDDVLGSIFSHFCVGK